Genomic segment of Malania oleifera isolate guangnan ecotype guangnan chromosome 7, ASM2987363v1, whole genome shotgun sequence:
TGAAAAAACTGTTgtgtatttgtattttaattaaaatattttaatttaatatagcATATACATGGGTCATGCGTGGACCACTACTTTTCTGAAGTAGAAACTGATGTCAAATGGCGGTCTAGAGGGCAATGGGTATCGTCCACACCTGCCGTTACAGCTATACTGATGAAAGGCTTGGGAAGCTTATAATTATAGAACCACTACCAACCAAGAAATATAAAGACCAAAAACAGAGCGACCAGATCCAGGGGACCAGGGGTGCCGCCCATTGCTTCTAATTTCCCAGTTCTAGCTAAGAGGCAGGAAACATTTCTGATCAATTGACCCTCGCTCCCACCCTCCCATTGTTCTCTGACTCTCTCAAGAAAGATACAGAACGGCGACCGAAAAGCACTCTGCAATGAAACAATTCACGTTTTTTCCCATAGCATTGTTGTTTGTAATATGGGTTGCGGAACCAGGTAGATGCTCCGTCCGGCAGCAGAAGTTCTCGGAGTTCGTCAGAGGACTCAAGGAGAAAGCGGACCCCGACTTGGAAGCCCCGCCGGCGGCCAGTCTCAATGCCTCAATCGCCAAGGTTTTCTTTCCTTCgttattttttcaataataaaagtGATTGGTAAATTGGGTATTAATTATGAATTTTGCGTTTAAATGGGTGATCAGGACAGGGTGTTCTACCCTAGGGCCTATGGGGCGGACCCAAGCGGCGGCGAGGATAGCAGCGATGCGATACTGAAGGCATTGGAAGATGCATTCAGCGTGCAGAATGGGTTAGAGCTGTTGCATGGGGTTAACGATTTGGGGGGTGTGGTCATCGATTTGCAAGGTGGGAACTATAAGATCAGCAAACCCCTTAGATTTCCGGCGGCCGGCGGAGGCAATGTGGTGGTGAGTTTCTTTTCCCGTGACCCCTTATTTCCTTTTTGAAAAGCTGTTTGGTTCTCTCTTTCTTTGGAAAGAGTGGATTTGCAGTTGCCTTCCTCGATAGGTATGCCCTGCAGTTGCTTTTTGCTTAAAAACGTGCAGCTTATTCTATTGAAATTTGGAGTTTTGTTTTAGAAAGATGTATTGTCACTTCAAAAGAAAaagtatcatttttattttattattaattttcactaaaaTCACGAATTTGTCTTTATCTTTttttagtaataaaataaaaatcaaaagaataaaaaaagaaagtaaGGGTAAAATTATCATTAATATATGGCAAAATAAAGTATAtatcaataatattttttgaagTTTCAATAGGACTTTTCTTTTACTGGTTTTTAACATACATTGGGTTTCTATATGTTTGAATTTactatttttaaaagataattacGGGTGGCAAAACAGATCGAAACTTGACGGATGACTCGTGATTTTAGGTTTAATACAAACGGATTCGtttataaacaggtaaactcggACTCAACATGTTCATTAAACGGGTTAGACGTGTTCGGATTGGGGTGACCCATTTAGAAAAAAActggagtgttttttttttttttaaatgtcattttatatgaaatgattaaaattttttaaaaataaataaattatattttttaaatgagtaACTCGTTTATGACTTGTTTTTTAAACGGACGTGTTTGAGTTTACATAGTAGTCATTGGTTAATAAACggtattgaaaaaataaatttaaaactaattattcTTCTTCCATAAAAATTAATGTTCCATCTACAAGAacccataaaaataaaaaaataaaaataaaaaacttgatTAAAACTTTGCAAGAACCTATATTAGAATCCTTGATGAGTCGGTTAAGGATTGGTTGCAAAAGGGTCGATTATAGAATCACTTTCGGTGAGTTGGTTTGGATGGTTGGAACGTACCTTGAATTGATCTTATGAAAATTGCTTCTGAAAAATTAGAATCAAAACCTAACTACTTAAATAGACCTTGAAACTACACTAGAATGAATATATACACCTTCCTCATTGTGTCTTGAAATTCTATAAAAAAACCTATTGATCAAGATCTATTCTAACCGACTCTCAGTTTTACTTGAACCAAATGCTCATCCCTAATAGCCTATAGAATACTTGGTGAATCGATACGATGGTTGATTTTAGAACTAGCCTTGTGGGTGGGTTGACCATTTTTGAACTATACCTCGAATTGATCTTGTACCGAAAACCACTTCTAAAAAGGTTAGAATTAGAATTCGATTATCGAAACAGATATTAAAACTACACTAAAACACACCTACCTCGGactgctttaactataattataCTAAAAAATCTATATCAAAATCAATTCTAATTGATTCTCAAATGTATCTGTGAACCAATTCACAACTGCTTATTCCtgacaaatataattttattatatattatctaAAACACTGATGCATAGTCATCTTATACCTAGTATGCCGTGGGCTGAAACCAAagcatggttttttttttttttaatgatgatTAGTAGATAACTAGTCATACTTTATTGTTGTACATGTTTTTCTTTAGAGCAACTTGCAGCTTTACCAACGCTCATCCTCTAAAATTTTTTGTTAATTAGGAATCTCATGCATGGGCAAAAGTGCTGGGGACCTGGCTAGCAGGCCTAGACAGCAATGACAATTAAAACGCATAATATCTGGCGTTTAGGGGGGACTTTTCTAATCCTCAAATCAATTGGTCAGGGCCACGTGGTCAATGAGGTTGAGTTCCATGCTGtgagttgaaaataaaatattagtcGGAGGTAGGGTGGGGCCATAAATTTCTTCCATAAATTTCGGTGGGCGCAACTACATTTAATATTCCATTACCTTAAATAAATTTcgtattgaaaaaataaattaaaactattTGTTtgctttgaaattttaatttataatttaataattagttGAACATTTcgttattttaaatttctttaacaacAGTTGAgatgaaaaaaattttgaaaattttaaatttcatctTAACTGTTGTTAACCCAGCACAAAATTTCTTGCATTGCGcaaataaataattttgaaaatttaaaaatttttaaaaggtgtgattaattatttttttcatttattaaatTTCTTTTTAGAAATTGAATATGGATGTTGGCTGCCGATGAATTGTACATGTTCTGATCACGGTGCCTGCCGTCCAACAGGTGAAAGCAGGGACTCTCCGAGCATCGGACACATTTCCCGGCGACAGACACCTCGTCGAGCTATGGTCTCCCAACTCCCAGAAACTATTTCACCCGAAAACGAACTCATCATCATCGTCATCGTCCCATTTATCGCAGCTCACACAGCAAAAATCCCAAATCTACTACGAAGACGTCACCTTTCAGGACATCCTCTTCGATTCCGGCAACCGCGGCGGCGGCCTCTTTGCCGTCGACTCCGCCAGAATCCGCATCGACTCCTGCTTCTTCCTCCACTTCACCACCCAAGGCATCCTCGTCCAAAAAGGCCACGAAACCCTCATCATCGCCACCTTCCTTGGCCAACACTCTACCGTCGGCGGCGACCCCGCCGAGAAAGACTTCTCCGGCACCGCCATCGACATTTCCAGCAACGACAATGCCGTCACCGATGTCGTCATCTTCTCCGCCGCCACCGGCATCATCCTCCGCGGCCAGGCTAACATCCTCACCGGAGTTCACTGCTACAACAAAGCCACGGCGTTTGGCGGCGTCGGGATCTCGATCCAATTACCCGGATTGTCCCAAACCCGAATCGACAACTGCTACCTGGATTACACGGCGATCGTGATGGAAGATCCGGTTCAGGTCCACGTGACAAACGGATTTTTCTTGGGAGACGCTAACATCGTGCTCAGATCCGTGAAGGGTCAGATCTCCGGGTTGAACATTGTGGATAACATGTTCACTGGCTACGCGGAGGACATGTATCCGATTGTGCAATTGGAGGGGAAATTCACGAGGATAGATCAGGTGGTGATCGACCGGAACAACGTCCGCGGGATGAGCCTGAAATCGACGGCGGGGAGAATGACGGTGGCCGGAAGCGGGACGAAGTGGGTGGCGGATTTTTCCAAGGTCTTGGTTTTTCCGAATCTGATAAGTCATTTTCAGTATTCGTTTTATGCGAAGGGTGGGGTGGCTGGCGGGTTTCCGGCTCATGTAGTGACGGACTTGTCGAATAATACGGTGGTGGTGGAGAGCGAGAGGGCGGTGGACGGTCTGGTTTCGGTGGCGGTAGATCAACATAACATGATCTGAGAGAGATGATTGACCGCCGGGAATTGGATTCATCTAGTAGGAACTAGGGGCAAGCAAGAGATTTCAAAACTATGAAATTCTTGGTTTGGTCTCATCAGCTTTTGGTTGTGTGAAACATGAATTTTGACGTTAAAATTGTGTAAGTTTAAATGGTacttaatataaatttttttttatataatttatttatatttaaataaatacaaattaaatattattttttattaaaatatgtgAGAAACACATAATTCAAGAAAAAAGAAAGTATAAAAGAGAACGTATAAATTATATCGTGAAATCATTTGGTTTAAAATGTTTTTGATTAAAGAAATATATAATGTATCACTTATCCAAACAAgtggtaaaaataaaaaagagatttttttattcaaaaaatattttatttatttgaatcAACTTAATGTGTAGCATTTACATAAagcaatttatttttaaaaacatttgaGTACATAATCGCATAGGCTCGAGATAAAAATCATTAGGCAAGTTAATTTTTGTTAAGGGTATCTTTTTCATGAATGGGTCGTGATATATTCAGCTTGTTAATCAAATGGGCAAAGACTATAACTTTATCtaataaagtataatatatatggGGCAAGACTTTATCTCTTACCCTCTCTAGTGACATAAATACAAATCTACAATTTTATATGGCAACCGTTCAATCTCATCTTATAATAGAATgcacatatatttttaatttgaaatttatatatatatatatatatatatatatatatgtttgaagtttcatataaaattcaaaataataaaataaaaattgaaacttAGATGGAAATTAGATAGGACAAGGCCATTGCTAAGCCAAGCTAAACCTAAAAAAGGAAAACTAGGCTCAACAAATTAAGGAAAAGTTAGGCTTCGGTCAAGTTGAGCTTAGAAAATTGGGCTCAAGCTTGGCTTAGTTTTAGGCTAAATGAAGAACTAAAGCCAAATAATTTATAATTACTACCTTTTACTTAAATCAATATTTTGTTATGTCACTTAAGCCCATTAGAAAAGGCTTAAAATAAAATCCCAAGTAGGCCCACAAGCAACAAAGCCTCAAAGCAAGACAAGAAGGATAGCGAAATTCACCAGAGGCAATAGCTTTTATAAGCAATTTAGGAGCTAACTCTTTATTGtgttttcaatgtgggacaattTGTAACGACCCTATAAATTATACTATAAAAATActctaatatcataataatattaataaagtcaacccgaacccaaagTGAGGTATCGGGGGTATACCTGTTCCAAAATACATACTATTTATGTAATGGAAAACATAATGTACCTGAACCTCACATACAATATCAGAGTTTTACcgtctccataaatatacatacacgtccccaaaaattcataaaatatcctAGGGTTTACACAAAACATATTCTTCAACTCAAAGCACTTATCCTGATACTGTAGTACCAAGGCTTCCTCTACCTTGGCGCTCGCTCCACAC
This window contains:
- the LOC131160202 gene encoding polygalacturonase QRT3, whose product is MKQFTFFPIALLFVIWVAEPGRCSVRQQKFSEFVRGLKEKADPDLEAPPAASLNASIAKDRVFYPRAYGADPSGGEDSSDAILKALEDAFSVQNGLELLHGVNDLGGVVIDLQGGNYKISKPLRFPAAGGGNVVVKAGTLRASDTFPGDRHLVELWSPNSQKLFHPKTNSSSSSSSHLSQLTQQKSQIYYEDVTFQDILFDSGNRGGGLFAVDSARIRIDSCFFLHFTTQGILVQKGHETLIIATFLGQHSTVGGDPAEKDFSGTAIDISSNDNAVTDVVIFSAATGIILRGQANILTGVHCYNKATAFGGVGISIQLPGLSQTRIDNCYLDYTAIVMEDPVQVHVTNGFFLGDANIVLRSVKGQISGLNIVDNMFTGYAEDMYPIVQLEGKFTRIDQVVIDRNNVRGMSLKSTAGRMTVAGSGTKWVADFSKVLVFPNLISHFQYSFYAKGGVAGGFPAHVVTDLSNNTVVVESERAVDGLVSVAVDQHNMI